CTATTGAAGAGAGGCTTGGATGCCAATTGATGAATGCCAATTAGAAAAAGCAACTTGGCAAAATTTAGCTAGTTTTCGTTTGCCACCTGGATTTCGGGGGCGGCCTGCTTTGTTTGTGCAATTATGGTGGATAGTGCAGGCAACATTATTCGCTTGGTCACCTCAATTCATGTATGGTTGGCGGCGCCTTTTATTACGTTTATTTGGAGCACAAATAGGGAAGCGAGTATTAATTAGACCTTCTGTTAAGATTACATATCCATGGAAGGTAAAAATAGACGATTATTCATGGATAGGTGATGATGTAGTGCTTTACAGTTTAGGAAAAATTGAAATCGGAAAACATGTAGTTGTTTCGCAGCGATCTTACTTATGCGCAGCGAGCCATGATTATACCAAAACGACATTTGATATTTTTGATCAAAAAATTGTGATAGGGGATCAGGTTTGGCTAGCTACTGATGTATTTGTGGCCCCTGGAGTGAAAATTGGAGACGGTACAGTAGTGGGGGCCAGGAGTTCTGTATTCAATGATCTTCCATCAGGAACAATTTGTTATGGTACCCCAGCTAAGCTTGTAAAAAAACGCACTTCTATTTAAATGATGCGTATTCTCATCTACGGCATAAATTATGCACCGGAACTTACTGG
The Dissulfuribacter thermophilus genome window above contains:
- a CDS encoding putative colanic acid biosynthesis acetyltransferase, producing the protein MPIDECQLEKATWQNLASFRLPPGFRGRPALFVQLWWIVQATLFAWSPQFMYGWRRLLLRLFGAQIGKRVLIRPSVKITYPWKVKIDDYSWIGDDVVLYSLGKIEIGKHVVVSQRSYLCAASHDYTKTTFDIFDQKIVIGDQVWLATDVFVAPGVKIGDGTVVGARSSVFNDLPSGTICYGTPAKLVKKRTSI